One stretch of Streptomyces sp. R21 DNA includes these proteins:
- a CDS encoding UDP-glucuronic acid decarboxylase family protein, producing MRVVVSGGSGFVGSHLCEALIRRGDMVSCLDDFSSGRPENIAHLLREARFQCTPCDVTEEVKVSGKVDAVMHLASPASPFDYYRHPLETLAVGSRGTENMLRLAVRNDARFVLASTSEIYGDPLEHPQTEDYWGHVNPIGPRSVYDEAKRFSEALTMAYRRSLSADIAIARIFNTYGPRMRPHDGRVVSSFIRQALDGEALTVFGDGSQTRSFCYVDDLVRGLVALLDSPHPGPFNLGNPKEWTVRQLAELVTLVTHSSSELRFLPLPVDDPARRRPVITRARESLGWNPQVPLEEGLRHTVDWFASQSQTLVRPPERSAAGRPS from the coding sequence ATGCGTGTGGTGGTGTCAGGTGGCAGCGGTTTCGTGGGATCGCATCTGTGCGAGGCCCTGATCCGCAGGGGCGACATGGTCTCCTGCCTCGACGACTTCTCCTCGGGCAGGCCGGAGAACATCGCCCACCTGTTGCGCGAGGCGCGGTTCCAGTGCACGCCGTGCGATGTCACGGAAGAGGTCAAGGTCTCCGGGAAGGTGGATGCCGTCATGCATCTCGCCAGTCCCGCATCGCCGTTCGACTACTACCGGCACCCCTTGGAAACGCTGGCGGTCGGCAGCCGGGGCACGGAGAACATGCTGCGCCTCGCCGTACGCAACGACGCGCGGTTCGTCCTCGCCTCGACCAGCGAGATCTACGGCGACCCACTGGAGCACCCACAGACCGAGGACTACTGGGGACACGTCAACCCCATCGGGCCACGCAGCGTCTACGACGAGGCCAAGCGGTTCTCCGAGGCCCTCACGATGGCCTACCGGCGCAGCCTGAGCGCCGACATCGCCATCGCGCGGATCTTCAACACCTACGGCCCCCGGATGCGCCCGCACGACGGCCGGGTGGTCTCCAGCTTCATACGGCAGGCGCTCGACGGAGAGGCTCTGACGGTGTTCGGGGACGGCAGCCAGACCCGGAGTTTCTGCTACGTCGACGATCTGGTCCGCGGCCTCGTGGCACTGCTGGATTCGCCCCACCCGGGCCCGTTCAACCTGGGCAATCCGAAGGAGTGGACGGTACGGCAACTCGCCGAACTGGTCACGCTCGTGACGCATTCGAGCAGCGAACTCCGGTTCCTCCCGCTGCCGGTCGACGACCCGGCCCGCCGACGCCCGGTGATCACCCGGGCTCGGGAAAGTCTGGGCTGGAACCCTCAGGTGCCCCTGGAGGAAGGACTGCGGCACACCGTGGACTGGTTCGCGTCGCAGTCGCAGACACTGGTGCGGCCGCCGGAGCGGTCCGCTGCGGGGCGACCGTCATGA
- a CDS encoding glucose-1-phosphate thymidylyltransferase has product MKALVLCGGAGSRLRPITHTSAKQLVPVANKPVLFYGLESIAAAGVTETGIVVGDTAQEIRRAVGDGSAFGLEVTYLPQDAPLGLAHAVLIARDFLGDDDFVMYLGDNFIVGGISGLVDDFRTERPDARILLTHVPEPTAFGVAELDDTGRVVSLEEKPQVPRSDLALVGVYLFTPAVHEAVRSIQPSRRGELEITDAIQWLLDQGRDVRATTISGYWKDTGNVTDMLEVNRTVLETLEPRVEGDVDASSEIIGRVRIEAGAKVFRSRVVGPAVIGAGTVIADSCIGPFSSIAEDCRIEGSEIEYSIVLRRATVAGVSRIEESLIGHSVEVTPAPSTPAVHRLVLGDHSRVQIAS; this is encoded by the coding sequence ATGAAAGCACTCGTCCTGTGCGGCGGGGCCGGCAGCCGGCTCCGCCCGATCACCCACACCTCGGCGAAGCAACTCGTGCCGGTCGCCAACAAACCGGTGCTCTTCTACGGCCTGGAGTCCATCGCCGCGGCCGGTGTCACCGAGACCGGGATCGTGGTCGGGGACACCGCGCAGGAGATCCGGCGGGCGGTCGGCGACGGTTCCGCGTTCGGGCTCGAGGTCACCTATCTGCCGCAGGACGCTCCCCTCGGGCTCGCCCATGCCGTCCTGATCGCCCGGGACTTCCTCGGCGACGACGACTTCGTGATGTACCTCGGCGACAACTTCATCGTCGGCGGCATCTCCGGCCTGGTCGACGATTTCCGCACCGAGCGGCCCGACGCCCGGATCCTGCTGACCCATGTCCCCGAGCCCACCGCCTTCGGTGTCGCCGAACTCGACGACACGGGCCGGGTGGTGAGCCTGGAGGAGAAACCTCAGGTGCCCAGGAGCGATCTCGCCCTGGTCGGTGTCTATCTCTTCACCCCCGCCGTCCACGAGGCCGTGCGCTCCATCCAGCCGTCCCGGCGCGGGGAGCTGGAGATCACGGACGCCATCCAGTGGCTCCTCGACCAGGGCCGGGACGTACGGGCCACGACGATCTCGGGGTACTGGAAGGACACCGGCAACGTCACCGACATGCTGGAGGTCAACCGGACCGTCCTGGAGACGCTCGAACCCCGCGTCGAGGGCGATGTGGACGCGTCCAGCGAGATCATCGGCCGGGTCCGCATCGAGGCCGGCGCCAAGGTCTTCCGCAGCCGTGTCGTGGGCCCGGCGGTCATCGGCGCCGGCACCGTGATCGCCGACTCCTGCATCGGCCCGTTCTCCTCGATCGCCGAGGACTGCCGCATCGAGGGCAGCGAGATCGAGTACTCCATCGTGCTGCGCCGGGCGACCGTCGCCGGGGTCAGCCGGATCGAGGAGTCGCTGATCGGCCACAGCGTCGAGGTCACCCCGGCCCCCAGCACCCCCGCCGTGCACCGGCTCGTGCTCGGCGACCACAGCAGAGTGCAGATCGCGTCATGA
- a CDS encoding glycoside hydrolase family 15 protein — translation MAGRIEDYALIGDLETAALVGSDGAIDWMCLPRFDSPACFAALLGDENNGRWRIAPADCAEARSAGPRRCDRRAYRGDTLVLDTVWTTDGGAVRVTDFMPPREGAPRLVRMVEGLAGRVEMCGELRLRFDNGRVVPWTRTVDARTVAAVGGPDSVFLRYDRDDVSISVSNHCTRTLFSLSAGERISFVLDWSPSHIPSKPGADSMELLDETQEFWRTWTGRCSYQGPWREAVVRSLITLKALIYAPTGGMVAAVTSSLPECLGGERNWDYRFCWLRDSTFTLSCLLRTGYREEAVAWRNWLVRAVAGQPDDLQPLYGVAGQRWLPETEAFWLDGYEDSRPVRFGNAAGGQLQLDVYGEVLNTVYSAVRAGVPIDRHMWRVVASLMDYLEKHWREPDAGLWEVRGPPRHFVHSRVMSWVAADRALRMARIAGLRSSAERWRAMRQEIHDEVCREGWDAEQRSFVQSYGSHRIDASALLLPRLGFLPPDDPRVLGTLAAVAGTLGHEGFLRRYAEADGGGPGEIDPFAAHEVDGLKGPEGVFLACSFWFADALAAAGRREEADAVFARVLDARNDVGLLSEEWDPVARRQLGNTPQAFSHVGLVNTAFALHGTRNEARRRQASG, via the coding sequence ATGGCTGGGCGAATCGAGGACTACGCCCTGATCGGAGACCTTGAGACGGCGGCTCTGGTCGGCAGCGACGGCGCCATCGACTGGATGTGCCTGCCACGCTTCGATTCCCCCGCCTGTTTCGCCGCACTCCTCGGCGACGAGAACAACGGCCGGTGGCGGATCGCCCCGGCCGACTGCGCGGAAGCGCGATCCGCCGGCCCACGACGGTGCGACCGACGCGCCTACCGCGGTGACACGCTCGTCCTGGACACCGTCTGGACGACGGACGGCGGAGCCGTGCGCGTGACCGACTTCATGCCTCCCCGCGAGGGGGCGCCACGACTCGTACGCATGGTGGAAGGGCTGGCCGGACGCGTCGAGATGTGCGGGGAGTTGAGGCTGCGCTTCGACAACGGGCGGGTCGTGCCGTGGACCCGGACCGTGGACGCGCGCACCGTGGCCGCAGTCGGCGGACCCGACTCCGTGTTTCTCCGCTATGACCGTGACGACGTGAGTATCTCCGTGAGCAATCACTGCACCCGCACGCTTTTCTCGCTCTCCGCCGGGGAGCGGATCTCTTTTGTGCTCGACTGGAGCCCGTCGCACATTCCGTCGAAGCCGGGCGCCGACAGCATGGAACTCCTGGACGAGACACAGGAATTCTGGCGCACATGGACGGGGAGGTGCAGTTATCAGGGTCCGTGGCGGGAAGCGGTGGTCCGATCCCTCATCACTTTGAAGGCACTGATCTACGCGCCCACCGGCGGAATGGTCGCCGCGGTCACCTCATCGCTGCCTGAATGCCTCGGCGGAGAACGGAACTGGGATTACCGGTTCTGCTGGCTGCGCGACTCCACCTTCACGCTCTCCTGTCTGCTGCGCACCGGCTACCGCGAGGAGGCCGTCGCCTGGCGGAACTGGCTGGTGCGCGCCGTGGCCGGCCAACCCGACGACCTCCAGCCGCTGTACGGGGTGGCGGGCCAGCGGTGGCTGCCCGAGACGGAGGCCTTCTGGCTCGACGGATACGAGGACTCGCGCCCCGTCCGCTTCGGCAACGCCGCCGGTGGTCAGCTCCAACTCGACGTCTACGGCGAAGTGCTCAACACCGTGTACTCCGCGGTGCGCGCGGGCGTGCCCATCGACCGCCACATGTGGCGGGTCGTCGCCTCGCTCATGGACTATCTGGAGAAGCACTGGCGGGAACCGGACGCCGGACTCTGGGAAGTGCGCGGCCCGCCACGGCACTTCGTGCACTCCCGGGTCATGTCGTGGGTAGCCGCGGACCGTGCGCTGCGGATGGCACGGATCGCGGGACTGCGGAGTTCGGCCGAGCGCTGGCGGGCCATGCGTCAGGAGATCCATGACGAGGTGTGCCGCGAGGGCTGGGACGCCGAGCAGCGCAGCTTCGTACAGTCGTACGGCTCCCACCGGATCGACGCGTCCGCGCTGCTGCTGCCGAGGCTCGGTTTCCTTCCGCCCGACGACCCGCGGGTTCTCGGCACCCTGGCGGCCGTGGCCGGAACACTCGGCCACGAGGGCTTCCTGCGGCGCTACGCCGAAGCCGACGGCGGCGGACCCGGGGAGATCGACCCGTTCGCCGCGCACGAAGTGGACGGACTGAAGGGCCCCGAGGGGGTCTTTCTCGCCTGCTCCTTCTGGTTCGCGGACGCCCTCGCCGCGGCCGGCCGCAGGGAGGAGGCGGATGCCGTGTTCGCGCGCGTGCTGGACGCGCGCAACGACGTCGGCCTGCTCTCGGAGGAGTGGGATCCGGTCGCCCGGCGCCAACTGGGCAACACACCCCAGGCGTTCAGCCATGTGGGGCTCGTCAACACCGCGTTCGCGCTGCACGGCACGCGCAACGAGGCGCGGCGAAGGCAGGCCTCAGGGTGA
- a CDS encoding glycosyltransferase: MAADGHAPRVLLLTSGPLDVQDGAEAELAMALARTMPEVEYWWVRRWPGRKRPDVASLGRSVPIMSRAGAGALPEQLQVAAAGAWMARRVDLVHAVLTIGPGFPAFSRRWPPLIRGRPVLHTVPGITDPALLARCRPLGPTVALSEVTARALGSAGFGDVRVIGPTIRLDQWPLRPRPVRDPPIILATGRHDPDGGAHEAIACAAVAARAGARFQLILAVQGRSGQDVRPLERALHARAAQEGLHATEVLGRVENLPRLLAVSDVVLHLPRALGGGPDVPSIVLKALATGRPVILSDLPQFAPLKDTVLRAPAQDANRSGHLLLELLDRPWWWEKLTERGRVTVEERFGPRRFRSQYAELYRRLLG; this comes from the coding sequence ATGGCCGCTGACGGACATGCCCCCCGCGTGCTGCTGCTCACCAGCGGCCCCCTGGACGTCCAGGACGGAGCCGAGGCCGAGCTGGCCATGGCGCTCGCCCGGACGATGCCGGAGGTCGAGTACTGGTGGGTCCGGCGGTGGCCGGGGCGCAAGCGGCCCGACGTCGCCTCGCTCGGGCGCTCGGTGCCGATCATGTCGCGGGCCGGCGCAGGCGCCCTGCCGGAACAGCTCCAGGTGGCGGCCGCCGGCGCGTGGATGGCGCGGCGGGTCGATCTGGTGCACGCCGTGCTGACGATCGGCCCCGGCTTCCCGGCGTTCTCCCGGCGCTGGCCCCCGCTGATCCGCGGCCGGCCGGTTCTGCACACTGTGCCCGGCATCACGGACCCGGCCCTGCTCGCACGGTGCCGGCCGCTCGGCCCCACCGTGGCCCTCTCCGAGGTGACGGCGCGGGCGCTCGGCTCGGCGGGCTTCGGCGATGTGCGGGTCATCGGCCCCACGATCCGGCTGGACCAGTGGCCGCTGCGGCCACGGCCGGTCCGGGATCCGCCGATCATCCTGGCCACGGGCCGTCATGATCCGGACGGCGGCGCCCACGAGGCCATCGCCTGCGCGGCGGTAGCCGCCCGCGCGGGAGCCCGTTTCCAGCTCATCCTTGCCGTCCAGGGACGCTCGGGACAGGACGTACGTCCCCTTGAGCGGGCGCTGCACGCTCGGGCCGCACAGGAGGGACTGCACGCCACGGAGGTGCTGGGCCGCGTCGAGAACCTGCCCCGGCTGCTGGCGGTCTCGGACGTCGTGCTGCACCTCCCCCGGGCCCTCGGCGGCGGGCCGGACGTGCCCTCGATCGTCCTCAAGGCGCTCGCGACCGGGCGTCCCGTCATCCTGAGCGACCTCCCCCAGTTCGCTCCGCTGAAGGACACCGTGCTGCGCGCTCCGGCGCAGGACGCCAACCGCTCCGGCCATCTGCTGCTGGAGCTCCTGGACCGGCCCTGGTGGTGGGAGAAGCTCACCGAGCGCGGCCGCGTGACGGTCGAGGAGCGCTTCGGTCCCCGTCGGTTCAGGTCGCAGTACGCGGAGCTGTACCGGCGCCTCCTGGGCTGA
- a CDS encoding class I SAM-dependent methyltransferase translates to MAMKTPGFASRAPEHRRNADADWDRWPVDAYLDENYRRLHPSDAAVIRHHAGVYRELAPASIARSVECGTGPNLYPLMQAAAASRRIDAVEPGASNIAYLTRQLRYGPDPHWTAFYDLCRALDPALPARLREALARVRVVPGSARTLPDGAYGLASMNFVAESVTEDLGEFAALCRAFVRSVRPGGLLVAAFMENMPSYRIASGLRWPACPVDAETVRDVFAPYTQRLRVTRVPKDPTLPEYGDTGMVLLRAVRRAVAVEPRLSPGGAGTAPRTAT, encoded by the coding sequence ATGGCCATGAAGACACCGGGGTTCGCGAGCCGGGCACCCGAGCACCGGCGCAACGCGGACGCCGACTGGGACCGCTGGCCCGTGGACGCCTACCTCGACGAGAACTACCGCAGGCTCCACCCCTCGGACGCGGCCGTCATCCGGCACCACGCGGGCGTGTACCGGGAGCTCGCGCCCGCAAGCATCGCCCGCTCCGTGGAGTGCGGCACCGGACCCAACCTCTACCCCCTCATGCAGGCCGCCGCGGCCAGTCGCCGTATCGACGCCGTCGAGCCCGGCGCGAGCAACATCGCCTATCTCACCCGTCAGCTGCGGTACGGCCCCGACCCGCACTGGACTGCCTTCTACGACCTGTGCCGGGCCCTCGACCCGGCCCTGCCCGCCCGGCTCCGCGAAGCCCTGGCCCGGGTACGGGTCGTACCGGGCAGCGCCCGCACTCTGCCGGACGGCGCCTACGGCCTGGCGTCGATGAACTTCGTGGCCGAGAGCGTCACCGAGGACCTGGGCGAATTCGCCGCGCTGTGCCGCGCGTTCGTCCGCTCGGTCCGCCCGGGCGGCCTCCTCGTCGCCGCCTTCATGGAGAACATGCCGAGCTACCGCATCGCCTCCGGGCTGCGCTGGCCGGCCTGCCCGGTCGACGCGGAGACCGTCCGTGACGTCTTCGCCCCGTACACGCAGCGGCTGCGCGTCACCCGTGTACCGAAGGACCCCACACTTCCCGAGTACGGCGACACGGGCATGGTGCTCCTGCGGGCGGTGCGGCGTGCGGTCGCCGTCGAGCCCAGGCTCAGCCCAGGAGGCGCCGGTACAGCTCCGCGTACTGCGACCTGA